GTGTGCTGACCAGGGAACCCCGCTTCTGCCatcttgttttattatctgcAATTATGTGATaactttaatttcaatgtatatgatattagcataaaaatttttattagtatggtAATTGGTTAAAGTGGGCAAATCCTGATACAtctaaataatctaaaaagtACATGGTTACTCTATATAAGTCTCAGTATATTGTAACACATGTACGTCTTTATTAAAAGACATGTAAGAAGCTATCcaattatagattttaatcaaataaaacaatcagcCAATTGATATTCTAATTTTTTACTGATTAGTCATGCTTATGAAACCTAtactttaaacattaataacaatgatattATAGTGACAAATAAGGTAATAAAAGAATATCCAAGTAAATATTGATATCTGCCGAACCTTCCATAcaagtgtatttattattatagttattctACAATTTGGCAGACAggtattgtaaattaaaacactAATGCTTATCGCGTATAATACAACTATCGAATGTTACGCCCACATGTTATCAGCAGTGATTACTGAtagtattgtttaattaaaatcctatgaaaattatattcaggAAAATTTAGGAATAAATAACTTGGTTAAACCAAATATTTCACTTCTAAACGTTGCTTTCTTATTTTTGGTTTCCTGTATTTCGGCAATGACAGAGGAGACATAGGTACATTATAATGAGGAAATTACTATACTTATTTAGAAAAACAACATATCAAaacttgatttttaattacaacttACCTTGTCGCtgctaatgttataaacacgCGCGGCCGTCACCACCTAAAATAGAGATTGTTGAGCAATACACGatcataaatagaaattatgcaaaaaaatataaatccaaTAATACGAACTATTTAATGACTTTCTTaggatattaattatttttagcacaTAAAAACACAATGCACACTTGtatttacaatgaataaaggttaaatattcaaattagataaaattttgataataaagtttctaatattattttcacacCCACATTGAATTGGTGTTAAATTGCGCCTAAATGACATTTGTCAGTTGTCGCTTTGACATTATTGAGTCTGATATACTGTAACACAATAGATAGGCAAAGGCTCAAAACTCAAAGGTGACAAGGATACAAAGCTGTAACAGTTTTGTATTATCTGTACCTCGAAACTCGTTAgtagtaatttaaattgatttaatgtttCGTCAGCCCTTCAAAACgtctactaaaataaattctaactTGGCAGGAGACGTTTTTAAAATGTGGTACCCAATATCCAAGTAATATGCAATTGCGGTATGGTTACAAGGTTCCTCTCCTCTTGGATGttacaacattatttattaaaacaacgtCGTTTATAGACCAATGTACTTTCACACTCAcgcatgaaaaaaaaaagatttttcatattttcgcATAAAATATTGTCGTTCGCCTACACAATTAGAGGAATTACAATCTGATTTTCAAGACTATCATGCAGTTTCTGTAATACACTGTAATTTTTGCTAAATTAAGCTTTCATATTTAGGTCGTTCCAACAAAATAGCTtacccgtattattatactactctttgaaATAACTCCTTATCTGATAACATTTTGTagtacgtaattttttttctacgcCTGACATTTCAGATTCCGCAGGATATTGTTAAATTGACAGTTATTGTCAACAGTAAATGTCAAAAGGACCCATACAAACAGAAGATGAGCCCGATGGGCtaacgttaaaaaatacatcacaAAATAATCGTCATACTTATTGTATCCATGCaaagattataaatagttttgcAGAAGTTAATGAGTTAAACATATACCTCATTCAACTTTTCGCCTAGATGTGTCGCGGGGAGCTCATTTATGCGGCAACATCAAAATGAGATGCTCAATGCATACGAaggatattataaacaaatcacTGCGCACTTGTAgttgctattttaataaatgagtcACGGATGTATTAACGCAATATCGGTTAGTAATTTAGTGTCAAGGAAACGTGACTAAAAATCCTGTGCGCTTATCAGACTGGATGCTACTGTATTgctaaatataattgcataaCTGGGACTGTAACATCTTCGCACGTTTAGTTCTGTTTACGACGTgagtatttgtattatttttatattaattcattttatttatgtatgggGCATAACaatttactattttctttaaaaaaatctttgataCCCTTACCATTAAGTAGtgcagtatattatatttattgcagaAGAGTGAATTGTTTAATTCAGTGAATTGTAAGCagtgttatacatttaattgtgattaagtaaattaatgattCAGCTTAAGTAAGAATCTCAGGACAGATAGAGACTCTCTAAAGTAGTAGGTATCTGATTATTTCTATAACTTtcttatgattttaaaaatatatttataaaataaataaactgaaacattatgaaataaataaacacaaacaatcttgtgcttaaaaaacaaaaatcaattgatGACCAAATTAGACCAAGGCAGTTAATTAGtcagaattaattaaagtaacatagtcataaatcattattaataaatagtatgaCTTACAAATCTCAATGATTGCAGACACATTCAGCAAAATGGcagtacaaacaaacacacagtcAATGGGTTCTTCAAATACAGTGTTCAACACACAGACTAGATTGGACACCTCATATGTCAAGAGTATACCGGGAATCTTAAAAGTTGTAGCTATTGTGAGTATttactttctttctttatatattatactagctgcgcatCGCAGTTCACCCATGTAAGTCtatatcctgtaggaatatcggtataaaaagttgtctgtgtgttattccagttgtccagctatctatataccaaatttcattgtaatcggttcagtaggttttgcatgaaagagtaacaaacatacacacattctcacaaactttcgaatttaaaatattagtaggatccaAAGAGTTTCATGTTCCTGGTTTGGTCCACCTATTATACATTGCAACATTGACATTGTTGCAATAAATAAGCTTGAATGATTCTTTGTTTTGATCTtggttattgtttaatttaagccaaaaataataaattcactgttaattgattttttttctgagcattaactaacaaattaaactaaaCAGTGCCAGAGGTCAAGCTATATACTagctagtttataaattaaaattaagtgaGAAATTTGTGTACACACTATGcaactctcataggaggcctgaaTCCCTGCAAtgggaacataatatatggactgatgatgatgatgtacaCATAAAACTTCTGGCTACAAccaattgtttgtttttatttttatatttgttatttcagaCATTGTTTCCTTATAATGTCCTTATGTGATACAAATTTCTATGAGTTTGACCATAAAGCACTTTACAGGTACTCGACTTCCTTggatacatatgcatccaagCATCAGCATTCTCGTCAAATTGGCGAGGGGTATATTTCATGGTGGCAGCACACCTCGGGCTCTGGTTCTCAGCCATACTACTTCTGTTCTATACATTCCACATTATCGAGAAGTACCACAATGTAAAGTGGCTGCATATAGAGATGATTGGCTGTGGGGTTGTGTCattcttgtatttgattggTTCTACCATTGTGGTGGCGTTCGGTTCTGCAGCTTATTCCGCGGCTGGGGTgagttttattgatatttcataCTATCTATCGTCTCCGGCTTCgtctgtggtacatatatagacaGGAGCACTCGGAGATTATGTGCGTATTCAATACTTAGCGCGATTAGCGCGTTCTAACAAAATTCATATCAAAGCATACAcaagtattgaaaaaaaaaaattttgttattgataagtaaaatattatcagtaataattaatagttgcTAAAAAGGTCatcaacacaaaatataaaatgggaCTAAACAACAACAATATCCTATGAAACATAATCACATCTGTTAAAAATTCATTGAGTTATTGAGTGACCAacgcaaaaaaaaagataaattttctAGAACTTTCTGTTTTCTGTACTACCATATatgtttacaataaacaaactgtccgatttataatactaattgGAAAGTAAATACcagaacaaaaacaaataattcaattcagGTTTCGAGGTTAATACAATAGAAATGTGTGGGgctattaatattcaataagcGAGCTCAAACAATTTGTATTGACCCTTTTTAGGAATTTGTTTATCATCGGTGCAGTTCTGTGAAACTGTTCCACATGACACTAAATCTCCACCCACTCGTTATGAATTTATGCATAAATGATTTGGGctgataaaacaaattctatCATTGACTTGTTTGCGTATATGCAGCTAGTCAGTAATTAAAAGGGATCAAATAGCATATTAATAAACAGctgtaattagttttttttgtgtcctaatcatacttaatttttttgaaatttcgaACTGTTTGTATCAGAAATATCGATGGAAATACGAGAATAGGTGGAATTTGGCCGTCACGTCAAAGGAATAGTAGCCTAAATTGGTCCCCAGAGATCTAAAATGCAGGTTGCGTCGTGTAAAAGTACATTTTgccataatttaataatttatttatctcatcACAAAtgattatatgtacaatatattgagaaatttttgaaagaatagaaaaaaattgatcacgaggcaggattcgaacctgcatttcttgcctaaccgtagcaatgcctagcctctcggccacccgtgatcctgccacagtaatcgaatttcttctactctttcggtttcatgtgcctaaggggcaccccacgccatctattgagatgattaagaaccatcacaaccaatacgaaacattatttcaatgattacaatattgtatcgatggaacgcggcctttgttaaatttaattttttagttttatagcattgaaatgctttataaatgagttaCGTACGTATGCTACgattaggcaagaaacgcaggttcgaatcctgcctcgtgatcaaattttttctattctttcaaaaatttctcatttataaagcatttcaatgctataaaactaaaaaattaaatttgtacaatatattgttaaatctatTGCTTATTCCTTACATTTGTATGCTATAAGCAAGTAGACTTAAAATCGTCTATTTAACGGACGTCAAAAAATATCCGAGTGTCGTCGTAAAcaacatgaaattaaattgccATCCTATTCCGTAGATGTAGATCAAAATACATTGTAGGGATGATCGATATTAAGAAAACATCGATGTTGACATCGATGTCAACATCGAATCAAAAGTATCGATGTACGATANNNNNNNNNNNNNNNNNNNNNNNNNNNNNNNNNNNNNNNNNNNNNNNNNNNNNNNNNNNNNNNNNNNNNNNNNNNNNNNNNNNNNNNNNNNNNNNNNNNNNNNNNNNNNNNNNNNNNNNNNNNNNNNNNNNNNNNNNNNNNNNNNNNNNNNNNNNNNNNNNNNNNNNNNNNNNNNNNNNNNNNNNNNNNNNNNNNNNNNNNNNNNNNNNNNNNNNNNNNNNNNNNNNNNNNNNNNNNNNNNNNNNNNNNNNNNNNNNNNNNNNNNNNNNNNNNNNNNNNNNNNNNNNNNNNNNNNNNNNNNNNNNNNNNNNNNNNNNNNNNNNNNNNNNNNNNNNNNNNNNNNNNNNNNNNNNNNNNNNNNNNNNNNNNNNNNNNNNNNNNNNNNNNNNNNNNNNNNNNNNNNNNNNNNNNNNNNNNNNNNNNNNNNNNNNNNNNNNNNNNNNNNNNNNNNNNNNNNNNNNNNNNNNNNNNNNNNNNNNNNNNNNNNNNNNNNNNNNNNNNNNNNNNNNNNNNNNNNNNNNNNNNNNNNNNNNNNNNNNNNNNNNNNNNNNNNNNNNNNNNNNNNNNNNNNNNNNNNNNNNNNNNNNNNNNNNNNNNNNNNNNNNNNNNNNNNNNNNNNNNNNNNNNNNNNNNNNNNNNNNNNNNNNNNNNNNNNNNNNNNNNNNNNNNNNNNNNNNNNNNNNNNNNNNNNNNNNNNNNNNNNNNNNNNNNNNNNNNNNNNNNNNNNNNNNNNNNNNNNNNNNNNNNNNNNNNNNNNNNNNNNNNNNNNNNNNNNNNNNNNNNNNNNNNNNNNNNNNNNNNNNNNNNNNNNNNNNNNNNNNNNNNNNNNNNNNNNNNNNNNNNNNNNNNNNNNNNNNNNNNNNNNNNNNNNNNNNNNNNNNNNNNNNNNNNNNNNNNNNNNNNNNNNNNNNNNNNNNNNNNNNNNNNNNNNNNNNNNNNNNNNNNNNNNNNNNNNNNNNNNNNNNNNNNNNNNNNNNNNNNNNNNNNNNNNNNNNNNNNNATCGATGTCAAAACATCGATGTTTTCCAGCTAAACATCGATGTTTATTCAACATCGATGAATATCGATCATCCCTAATACATTGTATCGCTCGTTATAAACTCTGTTATGCAGTTGCGTAGACAGAGTTTCGCTTCTGTCTAGTTAatgacttaaaattttaaatcataaggCATTTAAATCAATCTTTCAGTTCTTCGGTTACCTAGCAATGGTCCTCTACGGCTACGAGGCGTTCGCAAAGTTCCAAGCGATAAAATCTGGGGAGCTCGCGCAGGGTAGCCGCGTGGTCACCAAGCAGATGCACGTGACCACGCCGCCCGCGTTGCCATAGCAACCGGCCGATGAAGGCGTATTGACGTATGTTCTGTCTCACTCCTAATTAGTCCGATCTGTATCTATGTCTCTTTCACACTTATTTGTTACGATTATAGGCATTTTTGTATCAAATGACAGCGATGATAAAATTCGTTTCGAGAACTTTCGTAATTCTGAGAATTCTGTCTTGTTTCAATAATTTGCAAGATCTGTACAAACCCACTGTTTCCTACGTTTGCTcctgttttataatatggttTGACGCACTTttgttaattgatattttgtatataataattaaaacaattgatttGACGATTTCTATTTACACTTTGTTCCAGTATTGTATGATTTCTTAAGCATTTCTTTATCATAGTCATGTCTATATTTGGTTTATAATTAAGTAGGTTAAAATTGttgtaagtaaattattttgttataagtttaat
The Zerene cesonia ecotype Mississippi chromosome 1, Zerene_cesonia_1.1, whole genome shotgun sequence DNA segment above includes these coding regions:
- the LOC119829915 gene encoding proteolipid protein 2-like, producing MAVQTNTQSMGSSNTVFNTQTRLDTSYVKSIPGILKVVAIVLDFLGYICIQASAFSSNWRGVYFMVAAHLGLWFSAILLLFYTFHIIEKYHNVKWLHIEMIGCGVVSFLYLIGSTIVVAFGSAAYSAAGFFGYLAMVLYGYEAFAKFQAIKSGELAQGSRVVTKQMHVTTPPALP